Part of the Mauremys reevesii isolate NIE-2019 linkage group 4, ASM1616193v1, whole genome shotgun sequence genome is shown below.
AGTTCCATGATTTGTGTTGaattttgttttgatattttccTTCTCGGATTTACGTGCTTCTATTATATCAGACTCTACTACACCAAggattgaagcaggcaagtgatCAAACTGAAGGGGTTCTGGAACAAtctttatagtgggggtgctgagagctgttGAACCAAAGTGTAAACCTTGTatttgatggaaaccacttcaagccagggggtgcagcagcaccccccacacccctagttccagccagggccgcccagaggattcagggggcctggggtcctcggcagcggggggcccccgctttggcggcaatttggcggtggggggtccttccgctccgggacccgctgccaaagtgccccaaagaccaaccgccaaattgccgccgaagacccggagcggaagaagctccgggggcccgggccccgagagagtttttcagggcccccggagcgagtgaaggaccccgctccaggggccccgaaaaactctcgtggggcccctgcggagcccagggcctggggcaaattgccccacttgccccctcctctgggcgaccctggttccagcacctatgcaggaTGAGGACTCAGAGGTTGATGGGAATGCTATTCTCTCTAGGGGAAATGCAATGGAAATTTGCCTAGAGCAGCACTATACTGGGTGTTCAGTCAGATGAAAGTAGTCACAGGGTCAACTTCAAGTGGGGATAAATTGGCAGGGAACCCAGGAATCCCATTCATCTTAGTTATTCATATGACCCTTTTTGCCATACTACGAGAGCATACAACTCATGAGGTAGGGCAGAGCtagcatccccattttacagatggggaactgaggcacagaaaagccATTTGCTCAAGCTCAGGAAGTTTGACATATGGAATTGAAGCAGGGTTTTCCGCCTCCCAGGCTAGTATACTAACTGCTGAGAAGGCTTTTCTCTTGGGAAGTCTCCCTGAGGCTGTATCTACAtgagcacttttgtcagtaaaacttttgtcagtcagggatgtgaaatAAACACACTGTAAGGCTCATAGTATACACATAGCCTAGGTGTCAGAGCCTGGATTTAACAACCTCGAAGGCAAGCCGCAAGGCTCACCCATTGTTCCAGGCTTTTCCTAGAGGGGTAGGGGGCATGCTCGTGGAAGAGGGTATGCTTTCAGATTTCATTTTGGaaaggatttatttttttcttagcaTTTGGGCAGGTTCAGAATTGGTctgggggaaagaaagaaagaaagaaagaaagaaagaaagaaagaaagaaagagtcaCCACCCTGTTGAGAGGAAACTGTTTGACCATATAGATGGTAAATATAGTCCATCACCCTTTGCTGATGGTGAAGCAGAtgctaatgcaggggtcggcaacctttcggaagtggtgtgccgagttttcatttattcactctaatttaaggttctgcgtgccagtaatacattttaacgtttttagaaggtctctttctataagtctataatatataactaaactattgttgtatgtaaagtaaataaggtttttaaaatgattaagaagcttcatttaaaattaaattaaaatgcagaaccccctggactggtggtcaggacctgggcagtgtgagtgccactgaaaatcagctcacgtgccaccttcggcacctgtgccataggttgcctacccctgcgctAATGAATTGCTGCTTTCCTTACCCTATCCTAACCTATAGATCAGATCATCAGAGGGATCTACACCTCACAGTAAACActaaggtcacacacacacacacacacacacacacacacacacacacttatagaAGACACAGAAGTTTGAGTTGTGAGGCCTTTATCCTTTCACCCTCCTTCACCCCCTACATGCCCTCccaggggaaggaggcagaagcagcattGTGTTGGCAACCATTTAACTGACAGCCAGATGCACTTCATAATTGCATAAATGAAGCTGCACTACATAATCGATCCTTGCCCAACTAATTCTAGTTACAAGTGTGAGAGCTCTGATTTAGTGTGCAAAGGTCTGAGAATCAGGTTGTCTTTGTTCTCATCTTGACTCTGCCACTTATGTGCTGTGTGATCCTGGACAAGTCGTttcacctctctgtacctcagtttccataTCCATGAAATGGGGACGATCCTATTTATCCAccattgcaaagtgctttgagatcaaggGATGAAAAGCTCTTTAGAAGTGCATTAATGTGCATTAATGTGACATCTTTCTCTCCCACAGTAAGTGGTTTGTAGCCATAGCACTATAGCTTGGGCTTTTATTGGCTCTTACAAACAAATCAGGCTCTGTGCTGTCTGCGAGATATCCTATATGCTGTGGGTAGTTTTGTTGGTGATTCAGGAAACGGTGGAGCTGTGGTCCTTCTATTCACACTGCCAGCCCTAGAGCCATTGTTCTGTAGCATATTCTCTTGGGCTAAGGACCAGAAGTTGAAGGGGTTATTTTCTTTATCTCCCAGTCAGTCTCCAACAGGGGATCAgcctggaggggaaaaaagtggAGGTGCTCTTCCAAACTCTGCTTACTAATTAAACTCTGCTTATATGAGCAGACAAAATGTGACAGTGCTCACAGTATGTTGTGCAGATGTTCAAAATATGATGCTTTCTAAGCTCCATGGGGGTCCTTGAGCTTGACTCCCACCTGGTGGAGCTTAAATATGCCCTTGGGTTCACAGTAAATTGGGCAGATGTATGATCCTCCCTCTCCTTGCTTACATGAATGAGGAATGAAATTGTTAACATGTAGACATTTAAATGATCAGCACTGGGCATCTGAGCTGACACTTCACTAAGATGAACGGGGGAAGTTCACACAGCTCAGAGCTGTTGTAGGTCTTCGAAAAACTCACTTTGGCTAGaagcttttgctggtatagtattattattatattataataatacttagctcttggATAGcagttttcatcagtagatctcagtcatgttggttaggggtgtgaaTTTTTGCAACATTCTATACTgacaaaagccctagtgtagatgcagctataccATTATAAAAGTGCTTCTGACAGTACAACGTATTCCATTCAAGGAACTGGTAtaaactatactggcaaaagcattTTTTTGTTGGTGTATGATATGTCTCCACTGGGGAGGGCTTGCTGGTCTAGCTATATATTTGCCCTTAGACATCTCTGCATCCTCGGTTACACGTGATTCAGATTTCTGACATTTTTTTCACAACCATAACAGCTAGAGGGCGTAGATTCTGTAGAACAAGATAGCAGCTTGAAAGAGTTGCTGCTACTATGCCATAGAGCTGCATACTGGCCTAGTCCAAACCCGTGTCTCCCATACTCCTTGCAATGTTTTAAACAGATGGATCCTTTACACATCAGTGATGCCTCCTCAGGAGTGGCAGAATAAGCTTTACCCCCTTTTTTCAGTATGATCTTTACCAATCACTGCAAAATGGCCCTGAGCTCATTTTTTGTGTCAGTTTTGCCTGCCACATTCAGGAATATGTGAATGAAAAAAGTAAATCACCCCAAGGCATCATCAATATAACAGCCACGAGTGATATATTTGTCACTGTTCTACATGATATTATGATAGCAGAAAAAGGGAGAAAAGCAATATATTTCTTTCTCTTAACAACTCTAGTCAACAGGATTTTCCAAAAGCTATTTTAGTACTTTGCAAACtttggggaaggaagagaaattGACGGCACACTTACAATACTCATATATTTATCCcaaatctaatctaatctaatcatctatccatctatctatctttGGGATGATTAGATTGTTAGgagtaaatgttggtaaatgaTTTCACCTtgcacacacaaactgacaaCAATATTTCCAGACaaaataactgaaatttacaaagTGAGGAAAAATTGCTTGACAACCaattggagtttgatttaaggatatttacttggcATATTTTGACACGTGAGgttgactgtttttttttttaacagtaaggAAGCTTGAAGTTGTTGAATTCCACGTCTACTATCGTTATTGCCTGACCCCTCATAATTTTCCACaaatgtgaaaatttaaattgatattaaTTGAAAAAAGTGCTTAAATATAAACATAAATATTATCCGtcaatgttatttaaaaaatggaattttgCCAAGTGTCTTTATTGAGCTGACGTAGGGATGTCCCCTTTGTGAGTTTGTCCAGACGTTGTGACCTTGATGCTGCCAGATTGTGACACTGGAATTACAGTGCAGCACAACACTGATCATCCTCAATATGCATCAAATTGATCATTAATTCCTGTTGTTTCATGTCTCTTAGCCAGTTTCTGATCCTTGAAAGCATTCTACTACTTAATTTCCTTAATAGCCTCTTGTGAGAGACTTTGTCAAAGGGTTTTTGAAAGTCCAAATAAATTATGTCATCCAGTCATCCTTTACCAAAATTCTGTGGATGCACTGAAAGAATTCTACTAGATTGGAGCAGTActattttcctttacagaagccACACTAGGGCAGATAAATGATGGCTgggtagggcttgtctacacttaaaacactacagtgctgccactgtagtgcttcagtgtagacattacctATGCGGACAGGAAGGATTCTCCTGTCCACATAAGtaacccacctccctgagaagcagtagctaggtcatggaagaattctttcatcgaCCTAATGCTGCCTACACTAGTGGTTAGATTTTTCCCactcctgagagatgtagttgCACGAACATAAaattatagtgtagaccaggctgtaGATAGATACATGGATGGACAGATAAATAAGTTTGCACTTACCAACCTTGCACAGGAAAAAATGTCACTTTGAGTCATAACATTGGGAAGGAATATTAAAACTTGTAACAGCTGAATTTGCTATGCCTCAATAAACACAAAAAAGGCATGGTGAGCTGTTACAAGTTTGAACATGCTTTCCAATGTTATGACTCGTGAAAATGTTTCTGATTGCCCACTCTTGTGATGTTATCACAGCATTTCTCGTTTATCTTACAGCCCCGGCTCCTAGACATAACTGATTATGTGAGCATTTCagcttttattaaagaaaagTAAGTGGTTGGGCAGAAAAGGTGAAACATGTGACCTAAGAAAACCCTAAAAACTCAGAAAATagcaggcaaagaaaaagaacctagtatttattggttttgtttttttaaagctcatGTTTTTTAAGGCAGTCTCTTGAGTTGCTGTGGCCTGCCCCATGGGATTTTTGAAGGTGtcactaatgtttgtaaagtgttatATAATTGTTAATAAGACAGTTGCCTTTTATGCCATGAAGGCACAATCATGCTCCTCTAGTCCGGGAGCTGGGGTGAACCCAATAGATACCCAGATGAGAGGCAAATACGATGGGGGACTGGGTGGGATGGAAGGCCCCACGCAGACGTAAGACAGATATTATAAGGAATGGGCCTGCACCACATCCCCATGTTCAGGGGGAtttggactgtgtgtgtgtgaccagatagcaagtgtgaaaaatcgggatggggtgggaggttaTAGGCACCTATAAAAGACAAAGCTCCGaatatcaggattgtccctatcaAATCacgccatctggtcaccctataggtGGGGGTTGGATCAGCTCAGCCCATTATAGACAGACCAATTGGGGTCTGGCGCTGAACCCCCTGGTGTTGGGGTGTCAGAGTGGGGGCAGCATCTTACCCTCATGACTTTGCACATTAACCACAGCCTCCGCCCTGGGTCCCCAATGGGCCCCAGGTCTGGGGTCTGGCGCTGGCCCTGCAGGAcgatgggagggggaagggccggCACGGGCCCCATTCAGGAAGCAGGCGAAGGCGGGTTCCATGGAACTGTCACTCCTTTGAGAGGCGCTCTGTGATTTGACAGTCGGCTGGGCAcgtggtggcagggtggggctataTAAGTccgggcagggaaggcgggggccGCCATTTTGTCCAGTGAGGAGAAGCAGAGCGGGAGCCTGTTTAGGATCGAGTCGGCTGCAGCGTAGCGCGTGCTCCCTTCTCGCGCCCACCCCGGGATTCGGTGAGCGCCTCACCTGGGGGTCAGGGTCGGGCTGACCCGGGGCCGGGCACCGCGGTGGGGCGGATGGAGGCGTCAGGCCCCGCCGGCGCCGAACAAAGAGCCGCCGCCATTTTGTGTGGCCGGCCCGGGCGGCGGCCGCTCTGTTGATGGACCCGGGCGGGGGCGCAGCGGGGCGATAATCCTCGAGGAGCGAACGCGACCCGCCCCCCGCGCGACGAGACGAGGCCTGGCTGGGCGAGAGGCGCCGCGGGGGGTCCGGGAGAGGATTATCGGGGGCGGACCTGGGTGGcgcccccttcccagctgggcttcctggggtGGGTGCTGGCTTAGGGAGCGCGGGGCCTCCCGCCAGGCTGCGCGGGGAGGGGTGTCCCCGCTCTCCGTGCAGCCCGGGCGGGGAGGGACAGGCTGGTCGGACATGCCCGGCCTAGGCCGGATGGGTCCCTTCTGCGGCGGGCGCCTGGGGCCTGCCCCGGGTCCCCTCTGCGGCGGCCTGCCCCGATCCTGCCCCTGGATGCGCAGATCCGCTTCGCGCGCTGCTCCGAGAACAATGGAGCCCGCGGCACGCGAGGGCTGCGGCGCCCCCTGCAGGTTTTGCTGGTGCCAACTTTCCAGACCCGACATTTAAACGCGGGGGGGGGAGGTTCCTAATAACCTGTAGCTAATAACACATCTAGAAGAAAAACTCGAGCCTCTAGAGTTCAGCATAGCTTGATTCCACCTGTAACTGGCATAGTCGCCAGGGGTTAAAGAACCACAGGTCCGATGTTCTTTTCTTGAAGTTAACTAACTTGagttaaaatcctagtgaagacaagtctGTTTATAGTTTTAACACAAATTAACCTGCTGGGAGCCTAATCTTAACACTTCATTCTGTATCTCTGCTGTGGTTTCTGGGTGCAGTACTTTTTAGGTATCTAGGCCAAAATACTGTACTTATCTGTAGGTtgaatgaaagtaaaaaaaaatttacttTCACTATTTCTCTTCTAGTGATGCATCGTGACTCTTGTCCGCTGGACTGCAAGGTTTATGTAGGTAACCTTGGAAACAATGGCAACAAAACTGAATTGGAACGAGCTTTTGGCTACTATGGACCACTGCGCAGTGTGTGGGTTGCTAGAAATCCTCCTGGCTTTGCTTTTGTTGAATTTGAAGATCCCCGAGATGCAGCTGATGCAGTGAGAGAACTAGATGGAAGGTAAAACTTGCTTTTTAGGCTGTGCAGTTAATTTAACTAAAACTAATTGCTATAGACAGTATTAAGCAACTTGTATTCACACTTAAAACTGACCACGATCGAGTAACACTGAAACATCATGGTGTTGAGTTTCTTAATCATGTAGTTGTTGGTTAGTATTACTTACCGACTAATTTAATTTATAATGCAGAGTAACCATTTTAATTGAGGTGGTTAACTGTAAAAATAAGCTTTTTCATAGATAATGTGTTCATATTTTTGGTCATTGAAGCCAGATCTAGAATCATTTGCTTGTGTAATAATGTTGGTTAAGGGTGTGATTCATTATATTTAACTggaaaagccctagtgtagaggCATTTATACCAGCAAAGAAGTCGTTTTGCTGCTATAGTTTTTCATTTTGGGAATTGGTATAGGAAATGTTTTGTTGGTATAAGTTGATATATTTGCTGATATAATGACAAACCTTTTCTAGTATAGACTTGGCTTGAGATTGGAAATTTGAAATACCTGAACACATCTAGAAGAAATACTTGAGCCTCTAGAGTTCAGCCTAGTTTGATTCCACCTGTACTTGGCATATGGGGCACAAGAGATTGACACTAAGTCAATAACACTTCATTTTGAGTTGAAGGGAATTTTTAGTTTTTGTGAAATAACTTATGAATACTATTAAATACATGTAACACTTCAGAAGTGCCTGGTGTTTGATCATTGCTTTTAAAATGGAGCTAAGATTAAAATTTGAAATGCATGagaacaaaaatatatttgaattttGAGCTATTAAATATCGTTTAAAATACTGATataaaaacatttgcattttgaCTGCCAATCAGATTTGAATGTATTATAAACAGCTGAGCAACCTTCCTTGATTTTAAATTCACAGGTCTCTATAGCAACAGAGTACACACTTCACACTAAaccatagtgcagtggttctcaaagttttgcGCTGGTTACCcccttcacatagcaagtctctgtgTGACCCCTCCTgttcattttttatatatttaaccatAGGGAAAGCACGGTTTGGGGTGGAAGACCCCCTGCCATAGTGCAGTTATGATTTCCGTAAATTGTACCTGAGTGTTAAATGCTGTCCCTTCATCTCaatcaaatttaaaaatgaattgatTTAGTTTTCTTGTAAAATCCTCTTATAGGGAGAGAGGAGATGCAGGATTTTTTGTTTTCTCAGAAATATTAGGGAAGCTATTTTTGTTCTAGAGTATACAATAAAATCTACTTCAATTaattaaatcagatttttatctTGACAGAAGACAAATGCTGTGAAGATATAAAACTGCAGCGTTCACTAAAATCGATCCTCTTTGGTTTCCAGATGTATATAAACTACCATTTGAGTTAACGAAGTCAAATCTGTAAAATCCATGTCCAGAAGGTTCTGTCTCCCTGTTTAAGTAGCTTTGGACATGAGGCTCTGGtcacttgtgaattttaaatctttttatattGCACTCATTAAGATAGCTGAGTGCCTTATATATTTGACTAAATGTACACAAGAAATGTTTCCCTTCTCCAATGCTAGGTCAGTGTGTCTTCAGTGCAGACAGATTTGTTGCTTGGAGCATTAACAGTAAACTTTTTTCCAGAACGCTCTGCGGGTGCCGTGTCAGAGTGGAGCTGTCTAATGGTGAAAAACGGAGTCGTAATCGTGGTCCGCCTCCCTCATGGGGTAGGCGTCCTCGAGATGATTATCGCAGAAGAAGTCCTCCTCCTCGCCGCAGGTACCCTAGGTCAAAGATCATGTATAGAGCTGTTGAAATTACCACTTAGCATCATAGAAGCAGGCTTTCTTTAAAGCATGTTGATGGGTAACATCTTAAACATCCTGATCACAATTCGGAGATGCCAGACACTATATAAAAAATCAAGGTGAACATAAATTGTATTGAACGTTGGCTTTTGTCCTTAGGTCACTGTGTAAGTTGATAGTCAGCGCCCTCTGCCCCGGACTTACCCTTTTCCTTCCTAAAATCTGCACATCTTCTAGtccctttccctttcttcccaTA
Proteins encoded:
- the SRSF3 gene encoding serine/arginine-rich splicing factor 3; the protein is MHRDSCPLDCKVYVGNLGNNGNKTELERAFGYYGPLRSVWVARNPPGFAFVEFEDPRDAADAVRELDGRTLCGCRVRVELSNGEKRSRNRGPPPSWGRRPRDDYRRRSPPPRRRSPRRRSFSRSRSRSLSRDRRRERSLSRERNHKPSRSFSRSRSRSRSNERK